Proteins co-encoded in one Papaver somniferum cultivar HN1 chromosome 5, ASM357369v1, whole genome shotgun sequence genomic window:
- the LOC113284470 gene encoding uncharacterized protein LOC113284470 → MQSVSHGSYVFNKPYTESSLFTKKNPLIHHDFAPPKKLVFPVLKKQKPLIVRSSIKDVVKTSAVLTNQIIPVSIFQSLASFDRWVVQSVLDLIAFKPKANILSIGFFEEGDLILLNHDGNSIVGVVQHIGFFETTLIGPIGSIILQNFKIDRYSIINQTQTVGDEKLFGMYTRFDGKNYPHYTYIKEVKSVLQKIENTKDNYKAVVTLPNDKFEVACYVNRSKLQSPLFKSYLEVSAQVFAEIDRNINRNKSVADYLKFW, encoded by the exons ATGCAGTCTGTATCTCATGGATCTTATGTTTTCAATAAACCCTATACTGAATCCTCACTGTTTACCAAGAAGAATCCATTAATTCACCATGACTTTGCTCCTCCCAAGAAACTTGTATTTCCAGTGTTGAAGAAGCAGAAACCGCTTATTGTCAGATCTTCTATCAAGGATGTAGTCAAAACATCTGCTGTATTGACTAATCAGATAATCCCGGTTTCAATTTTTCAGTCCCTTGCATCTTTTGATAGATGG GTTGTTCAATCTGTATTAGACTTGATTGCCTTTAAACCTAAGGCTAATATACTCTCTATCGGATTCTTCGAAGAGGGAGATTTAATACTGTTGAACCACGATGGGAACAGCATTGTTGGAGTGGTGCAGCACATAGGGTTTTTCGAGACCACACTTATAGGTCCTATAGGATCGATCATTCTTCAGAACTTTAAAATTGATAGGTACTCGATTATCAATCAAACTCAAACAGTGGGTGATGaaaagttgtttggaatgtacaccCGTTTTGATGGCAAGAATTATCCACATTATACGTATATTAAGGAGGTTAAGTCTGTACTTCAGAAGATTGAGAACACCAAAGACAATTACAAAGCGGTTGTCACACTGCCTAATGATAAG TTCGAAGTTGCATGCTATGTGAACAGATCTAAGCTGCAAAGTCCTCTATTTAAAAGTTACCTTGAAGTTAGTGCacaagtctttgccgagattgaTAGGAATATCAATAGA